The following nucleotide sequence is from Drosophila takahashii strain IR98-3 E-12201 chromosome 3L, DtakHiC1v2, whole genome shotgun sequence.
GTACCAGGAGAGGGAAAGGGAACGCGAAAGGGAAGTGGCTCTACAGGATAAGGAAAAGGAAAGGGAAAAGCCAAAGATAAACAAGGAATTTTTCGCACAGGAGCGGCAAATTGAAGTGAAGGAAACGTCAAAGACCCGAGAGTTAATCAAGGAAAAAGAGCAAGTTAcaaaggagcaggagcaggaggagcaagAGGACGAAGAGGAACCActgccaccaccgccgccacctTTGACCGAGGAATCTCAACCGGAAGATTCCACAGCGGAAGCGGAAGAGGAGGACAATCTCTCCGTATCCATTGCACAACCGGAACAACCCAAGGAAGCGCCCAGCGTCATTGAGGTGGCCAATTTCAGCCGGCTAATCGAGCGTCGTGCTCAGGAAATCCGCGAGCGACAGGAGCAAATTAAGCCATCATCGTCCTCCTCCTTTCACATCATCGTCACCGACGCCCAGAACAATATCATCCAAAAGGAGGCCATTCAGGAGAACCGAAAGAGCGAGGAAACCAGCCAGAGGATTAATCCAAACCAGccgaaaacaaattcaaattcaaactcaaactcaaacgcAAACACAAACTCATCTTGTAATCCCATTCAACGTCCTCTGCGCCGCTCGGCGAGTTCTTCGAGTGGCAAACCGCTGGAACATCGCATCCTCAGCTCGGGTGCTCCAATTTACAAGGCTCGACCTGTCAAGGTTctgccctcctcctcctccggcagCTGCGATTCGAGGGGCAAAATGTCACGACCCCAGATACTGCATGTTGTGGATGGCCGTGGCAAGGGAGACACCTCCCTGCGCAGGAGGAGCAGTGCCAGGAGCATAGCGAGCACAATTAGCTCGGCTGGCGGTGAGGTGGCCAATGAGTATCTGCAGAAAGTGGATGCAGTGCGCTGCTATTGGAACAAGCTGGCGGGCAATGAACCAGAAACACTAAAAACAGACCAGCCAGCAAAGGAAACCCAGCCAGGCATTCACTTCCAGTTGGGCGGAGAGACCACGACCACAATACATTGTACGGATAAATCCCCGCCGGTTGGCAATGATTTCTGCAGCATGATGCCGCATCCCTCGATTGAAATTGTTGAGCTCGGCGAGGGTGCCCAGAAAGCCACCATTGTAAAGGCGGCCCCCGAACAGGATGATGATGATCCCGATGAGGATCAGGATCAGTTCGATCACATAAGGTACAAAGTTCTAAAGTCGCAACAGTTGATACGAAATAACTTTCTCTCTACGAGAAACAAAAAGGAGGCCCAGTTCGATGGTTTGATACAGTATCTCCAAGAATACAGTTTCCAAGAGCTACTGAGCAATAATAATGTGGTGATTGTAGAACCGGTGAGGACCAAGATTGAAAGACCTCTGCAGGTGGGGATCAGCAACACTGCATCGACTGTTCCTCCGCCGAAACCGCCAAGAGTGGTGAATGCCTCGGGTTCTCAACCACGAAAAACACGGCAAAGAGCTCCCGGAGGAGCTGCTGCCAAAAGGCATTTCTTCTACCAACCTGTGAGGGTTAATAGAGAGCTCTACGAGGATGAGCTACCAGATCCCGATACAGTGCGCAATGTTCGTCGCTTCTTCGAGCAGAATGTCCTACCAACTCCTGGCCAGGGATTACTAGTGCAATCCCAGCAAAAGTTTGGTGGCTCCGCCTGTCAGCTAAGTCCCAAGTCCCGCAGGGCTAGGGGCTACCGATACCTGACCATCGACACGAGCTACGGCGGATCAGCTGGCGAGGAGCAGCCCAAGGGAATGGAGCTGCTGGAGGAGCACAAGGCCAAGCACTGGGACAATGCCAGCCTGTCGAGTGGAATTTCCAGCGGTGATTTAAGTTCCCCCTGCGGGGAGTAtcaccaccatcatcatcatcatcaggaATCACCGGTGATGGCCTGCAAGGATGTTCATGTTCAGGACGTTGTTCGGCGGCACAATAGCAATGCTGCCAATGCCAAGGCTCGAGCCAAGTTCGCCAGCCGACGCACCTGGTGCATGGGATCGGGAGGAACTGGTGGCCCTGCAGGAGTGGGAGCAAATGAGTCCCTTTATCggcaaatttatgaaaataatttgggGAATGCAGAGCAGCAGGAGAATGGCGAGCatctggaggaggaggaggacgacgaaCAGGATGACCAGTACGAGGACGATGTGGAGCAGGATATGTGCGAGAATTATTACGTCAGCAATGTGAGTACACAGAAAGAAACGAAAgtattggaaaaaataattaagaattgtttttttaataatacaaatcatactttaaatacttttttaattatttaaatttttaatttattttattgtctttatttaacttaataatttttggTTCGTAATTCATAAAAagtgatttgaattttaaattctatataatagagataataataattttgtattagaTGGGACAAAAGCTAATTAATCTTCTTTCAATGAAGGCATTCCATTGTCAACATGAATTTTTCCTACTTTTGACTTGGTTGCGTAAGcctaatctttttttttttttgtatctgtatAGCCTTTGGGGCGCGGCCCTTTTGCGTGTGGCTTTATGGACCATTAGCCTTTGATGGGAACCCGTCGACTAATCTTTTCCTCTTTCCTTTACAGGACGTGCTGGCCAAGATAAGGGAGTGCGGCTCAACTGTCACCTACTACGGAGGACGGGTTCTGGACAAGACCGCAACCGGCAACGCAGTTCCGCCCACAAAAACCACTCAGCCAATGACGGGGAGTGGAGCCCGCTCCCGAATTCGGCAAATAGAGGCCTGCAATGTATGCCTGCCGAGCGAGAGATGCGAGCATCGATTGCAAACCAAACAATCGGCAGCAGAACAGCAGCAGGACTCGTATCAAGGTGGGTGAATCGAATCTTCCTTGTCATGTCCCAAAATCATGCTCATAATTGGTTGTACAtggagaaaaataataatgccaAGAAAGAATGGcctttaaaatccaaaattaaaattccctattttaatagaattcttggtttatatttaaatttgtttattaaaatttttaaatgcttaaaCATTTAATGATTAATATGCGAATTTAAAAGTACTTAAAAATAGAAGCAAAGAgctacttaaaatattatctttaaaCTTTCCTTACATCTTTTAATGaacaaaacttttgtttacaacgtaaatattttaataactttatccCCGTACACGAATGACGAGCATAAAACCCCCGACAATGACAGCATAAAACTGATATGATTCTGGTTTTTCTTTCACTGTGGCAGGCATCAAATTTAAGCTGGTCAAGTCCAACAGCTGCAGCAGTCGCCTGGAGTTGGCCGGAACCGGAGATGAAGATGAGGTCAGTGCCGATAGCGAGGTTGTTCGAAAAATGGTTCATCACTTCGAGGCGAATAGGACGACGGCGAGTGCGAGCAATGATGTCCAACTGACCATCAACAGTCAGAGTCAGATAACGTCGACGAAGGAGCCGCAGGAGATGGGGATGGAGGATGAGGCATCGCGACGCCAAGTGACAGTAAATAATCACATCAATGTGCTCGGAGGGAACAATGGGCCCCAGGAGCTCGAGAGGGCTGAAAACTTTAATGGTCAGCCGGAGAATGGTTATGGCGCCGTGGAGTGTATGTTGCCCACATACGAAAGTCAGGCCATGAACATTCGCCTCGATGTGCCGGAGCATAAGAACATCCTGCAATCTGCTACTTCTGCTGCCAACAAAGTTTGTCGCAATAAAAACGTTGACTTGGCCTACACGCTGGTTAAGACAACGACAAATACTCCCAAGGGCAAGCCGCCCATCGAAGCTCCGCGCCAGAAAATtggaaagcaacaacaaacgcgagaagtggagaaggaggaaaatggcaaaataaaTGCCGTGACAAAGACTGTCAAGCTGACGAAGGCCGCCAGCACAGCACAAATCATAGTGCCCGTGGATATTCACAGTCAGGCCTCGATAGTTGCAACCGTGGCTCCCATTCCCGAGCGTCGATTAAGCAATGCCAGCAGTAGTAACTCTGTGGTGGACAAGTCTGTGGTTCGGCACTACGTGGCCAATGATAAGAGCATCTATGAGCGTCGCAAATACGACGAGATAGAGTTCGAGGAGTTTGAGGTCTACGATCCCAGCAAGGAACCACCACCTCAAGTGGAGGAGGGTGCCGAAAAAATACCCACAGATGCGGAGCTCTACGACAGTCTTGATGACAAAATGTAATCCATAATTTAATTAGAGCTTGAAACATCTTAATGTcggaaatatcgatatttttcaagctctataaATAATGCTCAAAAAAACTtcaaacagcaacaacgatTTCTTGGGGTTTTGGGTTAGAGCTTAAATCAAAAACACATCTCTTAGTTAACCATATTGGTAGCCTAATTAGCTTTACAGGTAAAGCCAAAAGATTATACCATAAACACTATCCAAAGTATGACgcatatacctatatattatttaaatttaatttgcaaacAACATTTGTTCACCTGTACATTATAAATTGatgcttaaataaatatgcaatttATTTAACGAGCCGTGACAGCTGTCgactaattatttattatgcatTTCGTTTACAGAAGCCAAGGGGCAGCCCGCACTATTTCATTACTAAAACTATCTATCACCTTTtgaaatgcagataaatgagAGACCACGACGGCCACTAATTGGCCAAACTAATCTGTAATTAATCGATTATTTATAGACTTTTGCAATTTAGAGCAAACACTTAATGGCGATAATAAAGTGATTAGAAAGGGGAGAGGCGTTTCGTCGCCTAATCAATTTCGTTTTAAACAATCAGACTATGCATTTGGTAATGTTTGCCAATTAAGACGTTATTGACAAAGCCATGATACAATAATTTTGGCtgttgttaattaattaaaattcttattaaatttgtatctaCGTTGTcagttaatttattatatcttaccGTCATgccttttcatttttgttttcttcctATTTAGTAATTGtttattctttctttttcttgtttttttcttgagTGGAGAAAGATTACCTTAGGAGagagatatctttaaaatcagTCATCCCCTTAATGACAAACTTACATAATTCCCTTTTAGTAGGTATTCTCTTTTGGTTTAAACATGTTCGTTTCCTTTTTCTCAAATTGTTTGTCTTGCTAACTTCTTTacactttatatttttcacttGTTGTAACGCCTTAAATCGTTTAATTCTTATTATCAAATTGGAAGTTCTGTTAAGTTCTTGCTCCCTATAAGGATTAGCAGCTTCGACAGAcggtaaaaactttttacactTTGGATCCCTTCTCTTAACTACATGATGATTGGATTTCGATTCCTTTTCTTTCGCTTTACCCTCATCTTCTGCTCGCTCATCCACATGTTGACTTGAACTGTGACCTACGATGGGAATGATTGATAAGCTTGCATTTTGCACCCTCCCACAAAGTTGTCAAATCCGATCAGTTATCCGCattaaaggaaaatatttacaaaatatcttCAAGGTAAATATCTCCCCCAAATTCCCACTCACTCACCTCCCGTCGCTGGGTTTTTATGCTTGTCCGACTTTTTGCCACCGCTCGTCTCATCATCCTCCGCCGTGGATGCGAAGCTTCTGTGCTGCTGAAGCTCATGACCTGGCCGTAAGTGCTGAAGGGAAAAAGAGAAGAGAATATTtgcaaattaacattaatgaCTCCATTTCGCATTATTGATTGTGGTTTAAATTGCCCATAGATCTTGCTACTGGCAAAAAGCGCTCAGTGGCAAGATAATGCATACGTATAAAGGTAAATTATAAGCCTACGCCATTCTAAAGTATAACGATAACATCACCGTGCTTGTGGGAGTGATTGTAAGGGAGTGTTTCTTAGGGTGAAcccgattttaattttaaactaaaatataacAGGAATTGCATAGATTCTAcgttatgatttatgattgaaaaaacaatatataaatatactattttgaaatatatttcaacaaataatgtaaaataagataaatagaTTTATTCTTATCAAAATGACACAGTAACATGGGctttaacaaaatttgtaatttatttacaaaataacgatataaaattagttatttaaaaCTATATTTATGCACACattgcgtatgagtaataatatttgaaataatgcTCATACGCATTGTTTCTCTGTTAAAAACTTCTCACTATAACATTTCCCTTGGGAACTCGAGAGCTTTAAAGTTCATCCTAGTTTACTTAGTAAATTCGTCTATATATTCAGTAGCTCCCACTTCTTTTCACATTTTAGACTGGCATTCTTTGCATGTTTCAGCGCTAACTAATTAAGTTAAAATGCTCCCTAGTGAAATCACGTGCTCCCCATAACGAACGACGAAAACGACAACGAGAACTGGcactcaaaacaaaaaaaaaaacacaaaaaagagaAGAGGAAATGAaggaatggaaaatgggaTGCGTAAATACAGTTATTGTTAGGGCCACATGGATGTGGCTTTAACCCACAACCCGGTCTCTGGTCTCCGTCTGCCACTTTtcttttacaacttttttgTATTCGTTTCCTTCTGCCGGTAAcgttgcgtatgagtaatcacacacacgcacacacaaacactcgGGGGAGGACACAAATGGGTAAAGGAAATCGAAACCGTAACCGTTTACCTTGTCATTTTACCAACAAAACAAGTCAGGTCGTTTGGGAGGATTTCAAAGTTGAGAAATTGTCATCATAACACTTTGAACAGAAAACCACGTAGGAACTAGAaacacttttaataaaaatattagttcTAAGCATTCTATTTCTGAAAGctaaacttaaaaattcataaaaataattctgcCACAATAATAACACatttataaaacagaaaatggCAGAGAgattattaaaagaaatttgaaaattatattataaattatgaacttataaaaagtttttatataaCCATGTATctccttttatttatttaatgcttGCTAGTAAAAAGTACAACATGGCAAACTAAACTGTCCCAAAGGTAATCGTAAAAAGTCCCTTAAatgttacaaaataaattcagcAACAAATCCCATAAATTAAACTTAGATTCAAAGTGACATTAAAAATCCATTCCGACAGTTCCATTTCCTTTAGTTATTCAAACTCACAACACAGAAATATATCCAAAACCACCCTCGCAGTTTAAGCTCGagcttgaaaatataaaataacattGCATAATTTTTGGTGCAGCTGTCAAAATGGGAGCATAAAGATATATGCATACGTTTTGGACCCCGAATTGGAGAATTGCGGCATTTCTCATATGGTATGCACGTGTTGTGCGCCGATTTCAACTTTTACTGATTGGATTTCACGCTTGGCTCCAATCAGGCGCTTCAATAATTCAGGCCCTTCGAACGGCGGGGCGTTTGAAAAATGTAGCGAAATCAAATGTTTCCCACGagtaattgaaatttaaatggcaaataaattcCCCAGGACACGCCCACGCAGTCCATAGATCAAATTTTGTTAGCCTGCCTTTCCGCAGAAACTTTGCTGATTTGTTGCCGCGCATTATTGATGGACTTTCTTGTTGGCCAAATGACAATGCTATGGAACATTTCTGACAGTTGGTCAGTGAGTTTCTTCCACAAATCGCGTCTAGATGCTGAGACACTGGGGCAGACCGGagggcaaaagcaaaagttatGACCCCCGACGAGCTGTCAGCCGGCAAACATTAGGCGGCACATAAATTTAACAAGCTCCGACAGCCCCAAAAAGAAATCCCAGTTCCAGCCGGATAGTATGCCACTTTTTTCTTATGGTGGCAAAACTTTTTACGATCATCCGAATAAATTGAAATCGCAGCTCAGCTTAGCTCAGCTTTTCCCtgagatgaaaatgaaaatgtaattttataaattacaccTGCTGTTTTTCCGGGGAAAATGATAACCTAAAACTTGTGACCGCAACTCGAGGCAAATCATTCAAGTTAATTTGTTTCGTTGGAGCAGCTTTAAAAGGTGAAGGGACAGATGTATGCAAACATCCAACATCCTTGGCCTCTGCGTGCGACATGTTGCGGCAATTGTCTCTTAATGAGCCCGACAATGTGACCACGTGCGGCGccctgatggaaaaacaaggcAGCCAGGACGAAAAGGCTCTCAGAATAGGGGAAAAACAAGTGGAGGCCCGGGCccataacaataaacaaagGCGAGCCGAGTGACTGTCTCTCTCCGGGTTCCTCAAATCTTTTTCGTCTGGAAAACaccgaaaaagccaaaacaaaaatgcctTCCAACATtagagataaaaataaaattacagtGGTTCGTGTAATTTGCataacattttcatttctcACTGGATACTGAGGAGCGCccttaaatttattcaaattgtttttctttttcatattttaaagcaAGCTAAACCGCCAAATTTAAgtgaattgaaattaaattttaagaggCTTTAAGTTatccttatttttttaggcaactttatttcatttgcaactcaataaaaatttttgaaaaatctggaagatgaaaataaatatacacagcATCTTGAAATTAGcatatcaatttaatttatctgaatcttttgaatgatttaaattgcttTGCATATTTGAAGACATTGTGGCCCCATTTAGAGAGTATAAAAACTTTGTGAAACTTCCCAGCGAATTTCTAAAttgattgaaattaaattttaaggaaaGTTGCCGCTGGTTCAGGAAGTCATGcaagctagaaagttgtgaGACAGGCGAAACCCTAGACAACCACTCGCCTTTCAGCCCTTTGTTCTTCGCCAACAAAGTCGCGTGTCAAGTGCTGCATTCCTGGGCTTCTGGCCAAGAATAACATGCCGCCGAGCATATTGTTCTTCAGGCGTTTGATTGTCTCTGAATGAGCTCGTTAAGTCGGGCCAAATGGAATAATGAATCCCCATCAAAGCAATTTGTCGAACCGGTTGAAATGCAATTGAAGTTTCGCTTTCGCGCacagatattttttatagcccGTAAAAAGGAGAATCCTCCTCCTGCAGggcaatttattatttagaaattgAGGCTGCCGGCAAtgaatcataaaaaataatacgagTGAACAAATCGCCGAGAAAATGAGATTAGTGAAAGGACATATCCAAGGATCCAAGGCGAGGACAATCTGAAGCTCAAGGAAAATCCCCGTAACATCTTAACAGCAACTTAAGCCACGTCGataaatttctataaatatattaaaaggaaaggcagagagagagagagctaaTAAATTAGACACATGTTCACAGCAGGCAGGGGAATTTTTCgtaggtttttgtttttttcattgCCGCTTTCTTCAGAGTGAATAGATTTGCCAGAAAAGATTTTCTGCAAGTAAATATTTAGCTGagaaaaaacagagaaaaatagATAAACAAGTTGGGgagcacaaacacacaaatacgCAGAAACAGACATTGACTATCAAAAATCATCAGATACAGAGAgcgcaaaattaaaaagagaCAAGCTAGACAGACTAAAATTAGTGTGCGCGCCACACACACAACGTGATAAATATACGCACATCCTATAGATACGAAGATACACACCGCTGAAATGGAAATAGAATTCTATCATTTCTCATGAAAGAGTGCAAAACGCTGCCAGAAATTTGTCGCAGCCCTCATAATTCACAGATAGCCACAGAAAATTTGGTAAAAGCGGACATATGCTAAACTGTCCAACGAATGTGGCTGTAAAAAacatacagaaaaataaatgtggCTGACAAAAGCAAAGTTTTCCCTATTTACCCAAACATTTCTTGAATGCCTGCTTGTTTAGGCCTTTTTATCTGAAGTTTACTCCTCCCACACTCTCCCTTTTAAGAGTTGGCTAAAAGTGAGTTTTATATCCCCATTTGTAAGCGTTTTACTCCAGTTTAAATGCATGCCGTGGGAGTTGCTGGGGGATTTCTagttaaattcatttaaattgcgtatacgtaatattacGAGTGGCCTCCGGGTCTGTTTGTTTATTCAGCCAATTTTGTTAATGGAAATTTGCCAGAAGAAAACAAATGAATTGCACTTCGTTCATTGATTCGATTACAAGGGAGTTAGGTAAATGTTGTAACTAGAGGAGGAAAGTACATGTCACTCGCAGGCAGTTAATTAATAATGCGAAGGGTAATACAAAATTCCAGTTAATTAAGCTTTAATTGTAATTGCAAAAGGTAATAAGGGTGAGTGGAAAAATCCCACAAGGATTACACAGTCATACATTGGCACCCTCGTACCTTTATTCACCCCTTCGTGGCTGCCCAAGCGAATTTCAATTACAGATATTCCATATTCATAGAGTCTGTGGAATGCCCGCCCCAGGTGATGGACTGCCATCAGTAAATAATGCACATGAAAAAGCCGAATGTACACGGCCCAAAGTGGCAAAGAATGTGGAAAAAGCTGAAACAAATTGAGCCACTAAAAGCTCGGGCCATTCAATACAAAGCTTAAATGTAACAGGAAACCATAAACTTGTGGGTTTAAGCACATAACCGGGCATCCAGGAATCATCAGGATCCAAGGAGGCCAGAGAAAGCATAAAAACAGACTCAGTAATTGCATTACTCACTCAAAATAATGGCTCATTAACCCGCAGGCCAATGTACAAGAAATAGGACCTGCTCGGCTTTAATTAGCAACTAGGATATTCAAGATGGAGTTGGCTAACAAAAATGCAGGAGAAAAACGTGCTCGtctggcaaaaaaataatattttcttgcaTATAAAACTGTATGCTTCTCCTCTTGTGGGTTGAAGGAAAATCCAGCTGCCAGCTGCCAAGGAAAACGAAAAGCcgctccaaaaaaaatatgttcctTCAAAGCACCCTTCACACTTTCCAACCaaagggtgtgtgtgtgttttcttTGGAAAGCATCTTGGCCATGTGCATGAGCTATTTCCAGGACACGACCTTGCGCgggtaattttcattttaattttaatacaattaacaCTCACAAAAGGCGATAAAATAGGTCTCAGTGAAAAAGGGCAGGCCCCTCGGGCCACGCCCCAATGCTTATCAGAAAGGACCCGAGAAGGCCACATCCCATTCTAATTAGTAGGCGACAAAAAAGCGCCAACAAAAACCCAACCGCATGTTGAGTGCTCCATTTAGCAAAACCGcatgaaaacaaaattatgcAGTCCCTTTTTTATGGCTAAAATATACTAGAAAGGCgacaacagaaaaaaaaactggaaTTTTACAAGGACTATGCTGCGAGTCCCTTTTTTAATGGACAGCCAATGAGATATTTACGCTGTAAATtggtattaaaaatacaaagctagtcgtaaatatttaatattctttGTGTTAATAAACATGGAACACTTTACGTggtgtaaatttttaaaatattaaaaagaaactatttcaaaaatgttaaatattaaaaaaaataatctttttactacacataaatttaaaacttgtatttatttgattaatagAGCACATCAATAAActtcaaaatattattaggTATTATGTAAcatattattaacattttattttatgtaaatcaacataaaaatttaaaaaaaaaaagtttttatggaCATGTACTAAGCATAAACCTTACACAAAAGCAACAGATTTACACAATTTAAGAACATAAGTGCCAGTATGtcgtatttgttttttaaatccctACTTGCCAACCGTATGACAAACTTAAGTGGATATTATGAAAACCCTTACCGAGAGTAGGAcaacgaaaataaatttatgtagCTCATTTTTGAGGCAAACTCTCGCTTCGCCTGTGGAGCGCAACGAAAATTTGCATATAATAGGAGCAGTTGTGCCTCGAAAACCCGGGGAAGATACACCAACAACAGCTGACACTCGACTCCTTCAGTCGAGGAACTTGGGAACCTGGGACCAAAACTCACCCGCAGAGCCTGCGATGCGGCCTGAATTAATAACGAACCTTTTATGCGGTTCACTCTGGGTCCGGCTGCCTATTCCCGCCTTTGTTTGGGCTTTAAATTGTCTAGAATTTATTCAAAGATTGTGGCACAGCGATAGAGTTCTGCAAGTGGCTAACGCcacaaatatttgctaaataaATTAGCAGCCACTTGGCTCTGTTTGCCCATCCCGAACGCATTTGGTAGTCAAtacattgaattaaaatcagtGCACAAACAAAAGTACCCGAGTGGCTTTCCGCAGAATTATGCTGACaacattgaaatattttatggcgCAGGTCAATCGCAATCGGGGGAATCTCCCCCTGAATGCTGTTTAAATTGAATTGggttgattttataaattgaacaaataatttatttaagctgATTCGGGGTCGCGTGGCCTCGTCAAGTGAattatgtattaaaaattgagcatttttatataaagtacacACTCTCATTGAGACTGTGAGTGCTGATAAGTGGTATCAAAAAAGCGCCACAAATTGATAAGCAACATTGGGTAAATGTTCATGGGATTCTCCCCTGGCGCTTACAGTTTAACCTGCACTGCAAATACTTAGTTTCGGAGATTGGATTACAAGTGCCCGGCGAAAGGGGGAGAAATGTAGATACAGAGAGGGCTTTTGGCCACTTGTATCTATTAGATACACATGCAACCCAGCTCGGTGCAGAGTCATTAGATAAACATCAAAGCGAACATTGAAACCGACAAGTTGCGGGATTCGAGGGCAAATAGGGTGGGGATTTTATATGGGTGGTTCTACACATATGTGGGGCTCATATATAGGGTTGTTCGGCAGTTGGCGCCCTTGTCGACAGCAGAAGTCAAGTGCAGGAGCAACGGGCAAAGCACGCAAAGGCTAAGTTGGCAGAAGTTATATTACCATAGCTACCAGTTTGGGCCAGGGGCcaagataaacataaatatgaATACACTCGAATTAATTATAACTTTCCCTGtttattacaattacaatttaaagaaAGGTTCAGTTTATGTAAATagagatttaattaaaaataattttagcttttttatagaacatattaaatg
It contains:
- the jv gene encoding protein javelin isoform X2 — its product is MGNGYFRTSQTSTSSRQREKRGKDSYSYQHNYVDRVRLEDTTGGGGGGYSHHHQQHTAHDPRCPQLRAAGWRHTHKSVSHLDLATSCHDAAGSGLGRHSQQANQHHHQQQNHHHLHHSTHSHSHHPHAQPHWTQCQVGVAGSGNGQLRNARSLDYTQLEREENALDIAEFYWRFDAEAPLDQVDSYAVHPINDNFEPSTATPTAVGAKEATTTGTTTVSAKSNGGATTTVSTAAANALLDILGSESCSLRRSRSLAVIREETFSDLQIGSANSSRRRSQLIPRARLVNRGFFRESPRSRHKFQFKQFKKPPAKLLRLNGKSANQATLVGEQPADQAADDTQSTCDSHQQQQQHLQQQQQQQHQQQQQQHQRHSRESRDFDVYYDNLKRLDALALNLSEQLHPWHNDKSDLESLNSDYFKNSLHQNSNHLDQQQPSSLEFDALEQVAVSLLKERPRIYQSRRQQQQRNLHHCLQRHLQDTGGESCPEHSQSSVFPETTTSNSDDQTDSPSLSEQEYDLTHIEEIYHQGNQVEESYELISLTTTTRTRFESSEEGEQEEEEEEGETGEEAVESLNTPTEPQTSDSDSTLRERNPKDQLDKLIAYDSVYLSSEDSSDCTLIGESCESFEQRTFTSCGESGELETRSLLHISIEDTVYEPQAKHKKGLNQEEQPASLLTAQIFTQVLKVEHTPKPKILAAVEKRKLKQEEVKQQQQPPELKRQATDSFVLVTANPKSNLTENQYHSLPDVNIGVSLKVCENIDKELRSSYNQQRQQQRKEAKKEQQVVTRAETYDSIRRFGRAHQKARQREYQEREREREREVALQDKEKEREKPKINKEFFAQERQIEVKETSKTRELIKEKEQVTKEQEQEEQEDEEEPLPPPPPPLTEESQPEDSTAEAEEEDNLSVSIAQPEQPKEAPSVIEVANFSRLIERRAQEIRERQEQIKPSSSSSFHIIVTDAQNNIIQKEAIQENRKSEETSQRINPNQPKTNSNSNSNSNANTNSSCNPIQRPLRRSASSSSGKPLEHRILSSGAPIYKARPVKVLPSSSSGSCDSRGKMSRPQILHVVDGRGKGDTSLRRRSSARSIASTISSAGGEVANEYLQKVDAVRCYWNKLAGNEPETLKTDQPAKETQPGIHFQLGGETTTTIHCTDKSPPVGNDFCSMMPHPSIEIVELGEGAQKATIVKAAPEQDDDDPDEDQDQFDHIRYKVLKSQQLIRNNFLSTRNKKEAQFDGLIQYLQEYSFQELLSNNNVVIVEPVRTKIERPLQVGISNTASTVPPPKPPRVVNASGSQPRKTRQRAPGGAAAKRHFFYQPVRVNRELYEDELPDPDTVRNVRRFFEQNVLPTPGQGLLVQSQQKFGGSACQLSPKSRRARGYRYLTIDTSYGGSAGEEQPKGMELLEEHKAKHWDNASLSSGISSGDLSSPCGEYHHHHHHHQESPVMACKDVHVQDVVRRHNSNAANAKARAKFASRRTWCMGSGGTGGPAGVGANESLYRQIYENNLGNAEQQENGEHLEEEEDDEQDDQYEDDVEQDMCENYYVSNDVLAKIRECGSTVTYYGGRVLDKTATGNAVPPTKTTQPMTGSGARSRIRQIEACNVCLPSERCEHRLQTKQSAAEQQQDSYQGIKFKLVKSNSCSSRLELAGTGDEDEVSADSEVVRKMVHHFEANRTTASASNDVQLTINSQSQITSTKEPQEMGMEDEASRRQVTVNNHINVLGGNNGPQELERAENFNGQPENGYGAVECMLPTYESQAMNIRLDVPEHKNILQSATSAANKVCRNKNVDLAYTLVKTTTNTPKGKPPIEAPRQKIGKQQQTREVEKEENGKINAVTKTVKLTKAASTAQIIVPVDIHSQASIVATVAPIPERRLSNASSSNSVVDKSVVRHYVANDKSIYERRKYDEIEFEEFEVYDPSKEPPPQVEEGAEKIPTDAELYDSLDDKM